In Anopheles bellator chromosome 2, idAnoBellAS_SP24_06.2, whole genome shotgun sequence, the genomic stretch ACGGCGAACAgtacccggcccgggcccggggtatcgaccgatccgatcgcatAATGTTtatccatttattttatgttctgGCCCCGCGCTCGAGTGCCGTGCAGCTTGCTGGggggaaaaatcgatccaaTTAAAATGCCGTTACCACCGAACCGCAATCTTTGGCACACCAGAGCACCGTACATTCCGaagcttttccttttcctatCCGTGTGCATTCGCCGGGATCGCATTCCGCTGCCATTCGTTTGTCCTGGACCGCTTTCTTACCGGtttctttctcgtttgttCCCTTGTTTCTCGTCCACAGCATCGAAATACACAAGAAACGTTGGCTGTTTTAGATAGATTAGATTTAGATACGGAAAAGCCGACCGACGAGGAGGTCGCGAAAAAGTTCGGTTTCGAAGACGCTTACAATAAGGGCAAGGTGAGCTGGTGGCAGCACCTGAAGCCACAGATCTGGTCACTCTTCGACGAGCCGTACAGTTCCAACGCTGCCAAGGTGAGTGCTTCCCAACTTTCACTGTAGTCAAATTTCGTTGAAGATTAGCGCAAAGGTTTGTATGATTCTATTAAAGCCCCGGCTAAGTGTATCGTCTTTATCACCCTTCGATCGGACTGCTCCGGCTTTGGACCGCCAATGAGTGTCGGGGCCATTAATTAATAAACCAACACCCAACAACCAATTCCGGACCTGAACCATTATCGGACCGAAAGAAAGGTCTTCCCGCCACGAACCATTTCACTGAATCCGTAATTTATAACTTTCACacgaaaaaatccatttccatcCAACCCGGAACACTTCGAAGGAGCCCACTTACACGATGGCAAAAATGTTCCTGGAGCGCCCATTCGTCCGACCGGGGGCCCGGGCCTCCCGGAAAGCAACCCGGTTGCAGGTCCCTTTCCGTCGGGTGAAGTGTGAGAATTTGTTTGGCGTTAATTTTCCCAGTTTTCCCACCGGTTAGAGAAGGTCACGGAAGCATGGAGAAAACCACAACACTCGACCCCCTTCATCGAAATGGGTCGGCGGCCAGACGGCGGACGATGAAAAACGGTctcgaaggagcaaaaaacaaatcgcatAGAAAGGCTCCGACCCAGTGAGAGTCCTCCGAGGCCTGTCGGAGTAAACAAATCTGTCAATCAAACagtcgatcggtcgatttCACGCGATGCGGCCGCGCGCAAAGTTCATCtttccgccgacgacgattaGGCCACACGGTCCCGTGGAGGGGGCCGGACAACTTCCGGAATCCCGGTCGGCGAAACGACCGGTCCCGAGGAGGAGTTTAATGGGACCGGcactggtcggtcggtcggtcggtcggtgtggttCCAGTTGTGATTTATCGCTTTCGGGCCCCCGAGACCGAAGGCgcatcctttcgctttcggtttcgatgatAACGATGAAATCCGGCTGCCGATTCGGACCGTCGTCTTTGCTCTAGTCCGAACCGAAGTGGACTCCGATCGTTAGATGGAAATGTTTTATGGTGAAATGCAAATTAAGGACTCCTGCAGCCTGAGGCCTCTTGAGCGGGGAGATCGATTGCGATTCGCCCGTCGAACCCGGCCGGCTAGTAACGGtcgatgattatgatgattgCCCGTTCGCTTTCCTGGGGGCCAACCCCATCCAGTTCATCCGGTAATGAAGTGCGTTCGCTTCAACGCTCCTTCGGATTAGCAGGATTTAGGACGGGGCATTCTATCGTAAAACTAAAATCaccttccctctctctctctcgctctccggcAGATAATCGGTATCATATCAGTGTTTTTCATCTGCGTGTCGATCATATCATTCTGCCTGAAAACCCACCCGGACATGCGCGTCCCGTACATCCGCAACATCACCGTGAAGACGGCCAACCAGAACACGTCCTGGGTGCTGGacaaaacgcaaacgaacgCCCACATCGCGTTCTTCTACATCGAGTGTGTCTGCAACGCCTGGTTTACGTTCGAGATAATGGTAATTTGGTGGTGCACGGCTTAATGGGGTGGAATTCGGGGTTATAACTCTCATTGCTCATtgttcgccaccaccacaggtACGCTTTATATCGTCGCCAAGTAAGCTAAGGTTCATCACGTCATCTGTAAATATCATCGACTACATCGCCACGCTGAGCTTCTTCATCGATCTGATACTGCAGCGGTTCGCGTCGCACCTGGAGAACGCGGATATCCTCGAGTTCTTCTCGATCATCCGCATCATGCGGCTGTTCAAGCTGACGCGCCACTCGTCCGGTTTGAAGATCCTGATCCAGACGTTCCGGGCGTCGGCCAAGGAGCTCACGCTGCTAGTGTTTTTCCTCGTGCTGGGCATCGTGATATTCGCCAGCCTCGTGTACTACGCCGAGCGCATCCAGATTAATCCGCACAACGACTTCAACAGCATCCCGCTCGGGTTGTGGTGGGCGCTGGTCACGATGACCACGGTGGGCTACGGTGATATGACGCCCAAGACTTACATCGGCATGTTCGTGGGGGCACTCTGTGCTCTGGCCGGTGTGCTGACGATCGCCCTGCCGGTGCCCGTCATCGTGAGCAACTTCACGATGTACTACTCACATACGCAGGCCCGGGCCAAGCTACCGAAACGGAGGCGACGCGTCTGTCCGGTGGAACTGTCGAGGCCACCGCGGCTTCCAGGTAATTGTAACACAAGTACGTACTGCCAATTGCACCGAGAGCGACCAATTGCACTCCCTAGCGCTACTGTCCCACGAGAGCCCCGACTTGAAACACTCGGCACTAACCGAAGCCCCCGTGTCATTCCAGGTCAAGCCGGTCCGGGTGGTATCTGCAACACCGGGTCCGGTAAGCTGCCTTCCTCGAATGCGCCCAGCACGGGCAGCATGGACCAGGCGATCCGCCGGATGAACGCCAACCGGACAATATCGAAAGACGTTATCCTACCGAAGATGGGTAAGTGTCCCGTTCGTGTCGTgcccgtgttccgtgttcccCCTTTCCTTATCGTGTTGTGGTAACCATAGTCGATCCCCAGTAGCTAAATGGCTCTAGACCCCCGAGTAACCGGACCCCCACGCCCCTCAACTGTGTAAACGCTTCGCCACCCTACTCACCGTTTTGGCGGGTTCTtagtttctttgtttcttcagcaaccaacagcatcagtaGATCTGTAACCTGTCCCGAACTATCACACACTCTggttcttttctcttttccttaaactattgttttttcttttcgtcttcTCCTTTTCGACAGCATGATGTGATTGCCGTATTATATTCTTGTCGCTTACTATCTCCACACGCTTAGCAGTGTATAAATGTAAACTGGAACTGAACGGACCCCTGCGAGAAGGGATAAAGTAAGATGGGACAAagcgagagagtgcgagagcgaaagagagagagtgttcaGTTTCTGATTGCTTCACTTTGTGTTTGAATTTGCCGTTTGAACCCAACGCCAGATCCGCCCCGTAGACCCACTGTTCGATCCTAACCGTTCTCTTTATTGTAACTCTCTCTCATCCTTGCCACCCGAAACGAATACGCCACTATCGAAAGTATCGCTCTAAACTGTGTCGTCGTATCTCTAGAGTCTAGTGCATCGATCGGTGTGTAATGGGTCCGCGTTTAAAGCAGGCAGCCCCGCCCCCCAAATGAGTACTGTAGAGCATAAAAATCATAGAAGGGAGAAGCACTCAAAAAAGACGCATTCCGGAAATTGGATCTCGGCTCGGCTACGTGGTGGgcgaaagaagcaaaaaaaagcagacAGCAGCAGGCAGAGGACGGCCGGTGGTACCGCgccgccggaagcggaaatgcGTGAAATTCCACTTCCACTCAGCCAGCAACGGTGGTGCATCGTCCGTGCAGGTAAACTTCGTGTCCGTTTGTGTCCGTGTCCCGTTAGCTAGTAGCTAGTGCGTGCACAGCCCTTAGAGTAGCGCGTAGGCACTGTTGTCCTGCCGTAGTCTATAGTTTTCCGCAACCCGGTCCTGCCCGACACAGTGAAGCGAAGCTAGCTGCGCCTGCCTGTCCGTCAATCGGAACGGCCTATCAATCACCGTTAAAACACCGATTACCGTGGGCGGCTTGCACAAAGTCACAAAGCACGGCACGTGTGTCGGAGGCCATGAATCCTTTCCACGGACCACTGGCACGCTCCCGTTGCGAAAATCTTTGTTGAATCGAAAATCTGTTGCACTTTGTGTATCCTTCCCGCGACTCACGTGAGCTTTGAAGGGCCGGCATCTGcaccgaccgtccgtccggacgACCATggaattagcataatttatgcagactgtttgttttcgatttgcaTCAAAGTCCTCCAGCGCTCGAACGGTCTGGCAAGAACGGAGAGCGAGACTAGAAAGGACGAGACATTCTGGAGAAAACTGACTGAGACGAGAATCGAAAGCATCGAAAGGTACCCGCCTCTGGTCTAGAGCACTAGCAGACGCCCTCTTCCCGGAGAAGCAACCTTTGTATCCCAACAATCTTGGAAAGTGTTTCTCGAACTTTGGAACCGTCCCGTCGATCCCCGACGGTGAGGGTTGTTGCTTTTTGAGCGGTCGACGTGACATTGACATTCACTCCGGTATTTGAATGACAAATATTGTTCGACTTCGGGGTTCGTCGGAATCCATTTCAAGCTTTCGCCGGTGGCGGATCGGCAGCATTTTGCATTCCGGGCACCGTGTAGGACGGGGCCGGCCATTTTCGAGACACCGGGAGCGGATTAGTTAATGGGTGTCGCATCGCTCGTACCGGGATTAATTAGCCCCGAAAATGTCGGAACACGTTGTGTTCCGGTCCGCCGGCTCGCCGGCTAGCGAACTAATCCTGAGAGGAGACGGCGTACGTTTTTATG encodes the following:
- the LOC131208945 gene encoding potassium voltage-gated channel protein Shaw-like isoform X2, with the translated sequence MNLMNMDSENRVVLNVGGIRHETYKATLKKIPATRLSRLTEALGNYDPVLNEYFFDRHPGVFAQVLNYYRTGKLHYPTDVCGPLFEEELSFWGLDSNQVEPCCWMTYTQHRNTQETLAVLDRLDLDTEKPTDEEVAKKFGFEDAYNKGKVSWWQHLKPQIWSLFDEPYSSNAAKIIGIISVFFICVSIISFCLKTHPDMRVPYIRNITVKTANQNTSWVLDKTQTNAHIAFFYIECVCNAWFTFEIMVRFISSPSKLRFITSSVNIIDYIATLSFFIDLILQRFASHLENADILEFFSIIRIMRLFKLTRHSSGLKILIQTFRASAKELTLLVFFLVLGIVIFASLVYYAERIQINPHNDFNSIPLGLWWALVTMTTVGYGDMTPKTYIGMFVGALCALAGVLTIALPVPVIVSNFTMYYSHTQARAKLPKRRRRVCPVELSRPPRLPGQAGPGGICNTGSGKLPSSNAPSTGSMDQAIRRMNANRTISKDVILPKMETKEPVGNV
- the LOC131208945 gene encoding potassium voltage-gated channel protein Shaw-like isoform X1; protein product: MNLMNMDSENRVVLNVGGIRHETYKATLKKIPATRLSRLTEALGNYDPVLNEYFFDRHPGVFAQVLNYYRTGKLHYPTDVCGPLFEEELSFWGLDSNQVEPCCWMTYTQHRNTQETLAVLDRLDLDTEKPTDEEVAKKFGFEDAYNKGKVSWWQHLKPQIWSLFDEPYSSNAAKIIGIISVFFICVSIISFCLKTHPDMRVPYIRNITVKTANQNTSWVLDKTQTNAHIAFFYIECVCNAWFTFEIMVRFISSPSKLRFITSSVNIIDYIATLSFFIDLILQRFASHLENADILEFFSIIRIMRLFKLTRHSSGLKILIQTFRASAKELTLLVFFLVLGIVIFASLVYYAERIQINPHNDFNSIPLGLWWALVTMTTVGYGDMTPKTYIGMFVGALCALAGVLTIALPVPVIVSNFTMYYSHTQARAKLPKRRRRVCPVELSRPPRLPGNCNTSQAGPGGICNTGSGKLPSSNAPSTGSMDQAIRRMNANRTISKDVILPKMETKEPVGNV